AATCAAACCTGCCCTCGGGAAGGCTCATCACCGAGCCTACTGATGAAggaacaaatgaaatgaaaagaaaatagcatAAATGGAATTCACCTGAAAATATGCCACTCTAAAGGGAAACTGTTGACAGGTAGGGAAAGTAGGATGCCCCATGGACAAAGAGTCAACTCTGTCTTTATGACAGGCCAACTCAGCGGGTGCCCACCACGCTTGGCTCCAATTCAAAGAGCCACCATCTTTGGTCCCCACCTCAGTGGGTTCCCTTGTGGCCCAACGTCTCCGTGTCTTCATACCTAAACTCGGAGCGGGGCGCCAGGTAAGGATGAGTATTATGGTCCGAGAAGCGAACTTCCAAGTCCCCTCCGCCCAGTCGCACCCAAGACATGCCCCTCCCACCTTCTGGGGGAACCAAGATGGCTCCCGGGGAGCCGTGGGCGAGGCCCCTAGAACTCACCTACTTTGAGTCCCCGCGCGCGCCACCAGTAACGGTCGCGACCCGGGTGGAGCGAGTGCGTGTGCCGAAAAAGAGCCGATTTGCTGATTGGCTGCTGCCGCTGTCTTTCACAGCTGCAGCCAGTCGAGCAGAGGCACACCCAAATCCCCgcccctcctccccgcccccTTACAGCTCAaatgggaggtgtctcccaggctgctgaGATCAGTTAATAAGACGGTAATTGAAGGCCGCGGTGCGCCAACAGAATAGTGCACGTCGATTGGGCAGCTCCAAGGGACAACCCACTACCGCTTGCCCGCCCACCACCCACTTCCCGCGCAGATTTCCAAACCGCGACCAGAGAGTCTGGCGCCAGCTGCCGGCGACGGATAGAGGGGCTCTGCCATAGACGTCCGACGTGTCCGGTACGGCCAGAGCGCCTTTCCTCGGTCCTCCGAGACATGGTGTCCGCTGACTCATGAGAAATGAAAGTGGGTTGCAGGTTGCAGTCGTGGCTGGGGGCTGCAGTTTGGAGAACAGCCCGTAGGCGTGGCATTTCACTTCTTGTTGCAGtggaatttcatttccttttgatttggTTTGTAGTAGAAGTCATATCATTTCTTCTCGGGAATACATCTCTGACGGACATTTTGAGGTCATTTTCATAAATCCAAGAGCCTAAAGATCTGTAGTCGAACAGAGAAAACTGGCTTGCACTCTGTCTTAAAGGCTGTCCCCACCTTTCGAGGGGCGAGGGAAGGAtgataaaatcatttatttttattttttaattaattaattaattttgagatggagtttcgctcttgttgcctaggctggagtgcagtggcgcaatctcgactcacagcaacctccgcctcccgggttcaagcgattctccctgcctcagcctcccaagtagctgtggttacaggcatgcgccaccacacccagctaatttgtatttttagtagagaccgggtttctccatttggtcaggctggtctcgaactcctgacctcaggtgatccgcccgcctcggcctctcaaagtggtgggattacaggcgaaagccaccgcgaccggccatttatttgttcttttttgagacggagtttcgctctagtttcccaggctggagtgcaatggcacgatctcagctcaccgcaacctccaccttctgggttcaaggaattctcctgtctcagcctccctagtagctggtattacaggcatgcgctaccacgaccggctaattttgtatttttagtagagacggggtttctccatgttggtcaggctggtctagaactcgcgacctcaggtgatcctcccacctgggcttcccaatgtgctgggattacaggcttgagccaccgcacccggcctattttattatctcacaatAAGACATGAAGAAAATGGTAACTATAACACTTGCATAATTCATAAAGTCCTTTCTGTTGGTTATCTCAATTCTGTCCACAACAGTCAAATAAGCAGATTTTACAAACAAGAAGTTGAAGCCCTGCAAAGTTAAAAGACTTTCCTAGGATCCTACAGCTAATATAGAGACAAATTGAAACAAGTTATCTGATTGTGTATTTTGAGTTATTTCTACTCCCACAAAATGactgttttcatttccctaaaaCACAGAGCATTATATTTTAAGTGGGTAGAGAGGGCTTACACAAGTTGATGTTCCCTTATTTAGAAGGCAACTTAGAAATACATTGATCTGCccgccgcggtggctcacgcctgtaattccagcactttgggaggctaagacgggagaatcacgaggtcaggggatcaaggccatcctggctaacatggcgaaaccctgtctctactaaaaatacaaaaaaaaaaaaaaaaaaaaaaaagaatctgtgtGTAATTGAATGTGAATTAACAATGATGTTGACTTGATGCTACATTTCTGAGTGGCCAGACTGCAACATCCTGGAGGACAGGGAactaatttttaatcattttgtaaCTATAGTTCCTAATTTGGTGGATACATAGTAACTatcaaataagtgaataaatctCTGGGAAGAAGCAGGTGGACTCTGTCTTGAGCCCATCCAATTTTCCCCCATCAATTACCCCTGTCTCCTTTTTCAATACTCGGTATCTTGCAGAGTTGCAACGGCGGCCACCTGGTCAGTGAAATAAGCGAATTGAAAAACCACTGACTTCATTAACATGTCTAAAAAGGTAGgctgaaaaaactgaaaatctaTCAGGCATCTCATTCCATAGTTCCCTGTTTGACAAGAAGATCAAGGTGTCTTCAAAGTCTGCCCTAAGGCCCAGATCTCCTACGTGGATGGAGACTTCTAGTTTCACAAATCCCCGATGTCGGTTTCTCTAaactattttattctttgaaCATACTCTCCAGACAACATCTCTATCCTGAAAAGCCCTTGCtgcaattttgtttctctttcaaaaaCAATGACTCGAAAATTTCCAAGGAAATAGTTAAGAGGGCGATTCCCTTCTTGAAGTATTTGAGGGAGCAGAAGCTTACTGAAGTTCATGACTTGGGTCACCAAAGGCCAGAGGTAGCAGAGCACGGTGCCACACTCCTCCCCATTTTTCGGTGAGCTAAGCAATTCTGTCTTCCCTAGAGGTACTGCAGCTGGGAGCTTTCAGGGCGTGCCTCACCACCCAACTTCTGGAACCCCAGACTTCTCAATTCCTGCATCCCCGAGAACTGCTCACTTTTTGTACAAAAACCTCAGGCACAGAGGAAAAGAATCTTGCGCAAGGTCatttttcatttacaaaacaaaatcccaACAAAAACCAAACCGGTACCCACCCATTCGTCACTTCATTTTGCACCGTGAACAACAATAGGGGACTACAACTCCCAAAGAGGACTGCGCTCGTCCACTGGCTCAGAGGCCAATGGACGCCTGGTACATGACCGGCATCGACTAATCAGGGCCAGGCTCGATGAGGCTTTGTCTCCCGACCGCGCGCGGGGCCGATTCTCCCGCCTCCCAGCCCCGGCGCACGCGCGCCCCGCCCAGCCTGCCTTCCCTCCGcgccctcccctctcctttctccctctcagAACCTTCCTGCCGCCGCGTTCGCACCTCGCTGCTCCAGCGTCTGGGGCGCATTCCAACCTTCCAGCCTGCGacctgcagagaaaaaaaattacttattttcttgCCCCGTACATACCTTGAGGcgagcaaaaaaaataaattttaaccatGAGGGAAATCGTGCACATCCAGGCCGGTCAGTGTGGCAACCAGATCGGTGCCAAGGTAAGAATTTTAcagctcttttatttctttttagaaggaAAAATCCAGGTAAGTTATGAAAAAATGGTTGTGGGGCATTTGCACTCTCCATTCTTAATCAAGCTTTGCCCCTCCCAAGtttgttacatttatatatataataagtaGCATTTGCTTTTGGAAAGCTGGGAATCATTTGTCTTGGCAGGCACATTTTGGAGAAACTAGTAAAAGGGCTCTTCGGGTTTCGGGGGCGAGAAGACCAAGGACATATGTTACTTAAAAGGGCTTCTAACGGTCCGAGAACCGGGCAGGGAGAGAGATGCGGAAACAGTCGGAGACAAAGCGGGGCGAGGTTTTGCCCATGTGCATCCCGCCCAGCCCCCCCTGCGGGGTTCGTAGGGCCACACGGGAGCGGGAAGGGGTGAGGCTATCGGGCGGCTGCAGAGAGCCCCAGTGCAAAGGTCGGGGGGCGATGCGCCAGGGTGGGCTGCGCTGGGCGCTACCATTCACAAAAGATCAGGGACCCCAGCGCGCCCGCGACCCCGGAGGGCCGGTCCTGTAGTTGTTCCTGGGTGGAAGGAGAATAAGAACGGGATTAATTTTTCTTGCTTTCATGGCCCCTAAGCGAGACCTCTTTAGGGCGTGAACTGATATGTCGAGAAAATGGGGGTGTGTGGTTTTCTTTAACGAGTCCCTCAGGACTTAATGGGAGAGAAAGAATGCTTTAAATCAAGGGGGAGAAATCTAGCAAAGGAATAAAATTCCGAggccaagggttttttttttttttttttttttttttttgcgcgcGGTTACAGTGTGGCGGGGGAGGGGCGGGAGGAAGTGCGGGTGCTACGTTGTAGCAGAAGGGCGGGGCCCTGCGGGGCGGGGCCAGGGCGCCGCTGGCGCGCGGGGACAATGCGGCGTTGCCCGCCGGCAGGGGCGCGCTACCCTGGTCCCCGCCCCTCGCGCGGAATTCTTGCCCCTGGCCCCGCCCACGTGCGAAGTCTTTTGTCGGCGGCTCGACCTGCGCGTGCGCCGCAGTCACGTGGAGGGCGGGGGGTGGTCGACTGCAGCAGCAGCCCTTTTCTAGTGCCCCGAGCCTTTTGTGCGCCGCGCGGTGGGGCGGTGCCCAGCTCGGGGGAAGGACAGCGGCGCTTATCCAAGTATGGTCGACCTCCATCCGCCCACCGAGCACTTAGGACCCGCTGCACATAATCCCGAGCAGGGAAAGCTGTGGCTTTCCCGGGGGAGCGAGTGTCTAGGGGAAGGGTGTGGCAGGCACACGGGATGCCAGGCCCTAGAACAACGGCCTGAGCGCGTGTGGGATTAAAATGGGAGATGTGGGGCTGAGGCGGGCTAATTGGGATCGCTCCAGCTCAGGGGTTTgacaccatcctgggcaacaaagcgagacccctcCCCTCcgccacatctctacaaaaaaaaaataaaaaattaactgggtgtggtggcgcgcgtctgtggtcccagctattcgagaggctgagatgggaggatcggttgagcctgggagttccaggctgtagtgatccgtgattgcaccactgcactgcaggctgggcaacagaggaagaccctgtcttaaaaattaaaagaagctgggcgcggtggctcacgcctgtaatcccagcactttgggaggccgaggtgggcggatcaagagatctagaccatcctggtcaacatggtgaaacccgtctctactaaaaatacaaaaaattagctgggcgtggtggcgcgcgcctgtagtcccagctactccggaggctgaggcaggagaatcgcttgaacccgggaagcagaggttgcagtgagccgagatagcgccattgcactccagcctggcgacagaacgaaactccgtctcaaaaaaaaaaaaaaaagttaagaaagagatgaaataaaatgGTAGTTAGGGACGTAGTTGACTGAGACTTGACTTGTTGTGGTCTCGTTGCTCCTGCCCGGCAGTTCTGGGAGGTGATCAGTGATGAACATGGCATCGACCCCACCGGCACCTACCACGGGGACAGCGACCTGCAGCTGGACCGCATCTCCGTGTACTACAATGAAGCCACAGGTAAGGGCAAGAGCCCGGGCAGCTCAGgttcccttccctgtctcccacttctctggggtctctttccATTCCTGGGCACGCCTTATCCCCTTTCGGTGAATCtatcattttctcccttttgtgAACCACCGTCGTGGCCAAAGACGTCTGCTGCCACCTGGTGGCAGGACCTGGAACAACAAGTCTTGGGTCCCTGCTGTCTTCCATTCCCAGTATATCTATAAACCTTTCCCTCTGCCAGATCTCACAGCTCTTAACTTTATTCTTTGTAGGTGGCAAATATGTTCCTCGTGCCATCCTGGTGGATCTAGAACCTGGGACCATGGACTCTGTTCGCTCAGGTCCTTTTGGCCAGATCTTTAGACCAGACAACTTTGTATTTGGTAAGTTATACAGATGATATTAGCAGATGATATACCATCGTGTTCAACTTATTTGGGTGCAAGGACACAGCAAAAGTTGATGATTGTTGTACTGGAGTGCTAAGAACTGTGTTCTGAAATCTAATGGAGGGTAGAGGTAGGGTAGAGGTAGTCCCTGCTGTTGCTGGTACATTATGGGGCAGTGGGGGGGAGAATACATCacagtgaaggagaaagaagatacATCCAAGGGAATTATTTCTAAAGTTGAAAGATGGAAACATCATGTATCTTCCATACCCTGTTAATTGAGCTTTTCTCCTGACTGTATTCCAGGTCAGTCTGGGGCAGGTAACAACTGGGCCAAAGGCCACTACACAGAGGGGGCCGAGCTGGTTGATTCTGTCCTGGATGTGGTACGGAAGGAGGCAGAGAGCTGTGACTGCCTGCAGGGCTTCCAGCTGACCCACTCACTGGGCGGAGGCACAGGCTCTGGAATGGGCACTCTCCTTATCAGCAAGATCCGAGAAGAGTACCCTGATCGCATCATGAACACCTTCAGTGTGGTTCCTTCACCCAAAGTATCTGACACCGTGGTCGAGCCCTACAATGCCACCCTCTCCGTCCATCAGTTGGTAGAGAACACTGATGAGACCTATTGCATTGACAACGAGGCCCTCTATGATATCTGCTTCCGTACTCTGAAGCTGACCACACCAACCTACGGGGATCTGAACCACCTCGTCTCAGCCACCATGAGCGGTGTCACCACCTGCCTCCGCTTCCCTGGCCAGCTCAATGCTGACCTCCGCAAATTGGCAGTCAACATGGTCCCCTTCCCACGCCTCCATTTCTTTATGCCTGGCTTTGCCCCTCTCACCAGCCGTGGAAGCCAGCAATATCGAGCTCTTACAGTGCCAGAACTCACCCAGCAGGTCTTCGATGCCAAGAACATGATGGCTGCCTGTGACCCCCGCCACGGCCGATACCTCACCGTGGCTGCTGTCTTCCGTGGTCGGATGTCCATGAAGGAGGTTGATGAGCAGATGCTTAACGTGCAGAACAAAAACAGCAGCTACTTTGTGGAATGGATCCCCAACAACGTCAAGACAGCTGTCTGTGACATCCCACCTCGTGGCCTCAAGATGGCAGTCACCTTCATCGGCAACAGCACGGCCATCCAGGAGCTCTTCAAGCGCATCTCAGAGCAGTTCACTGCCATGTTCCGCCGGAAGGCCTTCCTCCACTGGTACACAGGCGAGGGCATGGACGAGATGGAGTTCACTGAGGCTGAGAGCAACATGAACGACCTCGTCTCTGAGTATCAGCAGTACCAGGATGCCAccgcagaagaggaggaggatttCGGTGAGGAGGCCGAAGAGGAGGCCTAAGGCAGAGCCCCCATCACCTCAGGCTTCTCAGTTCCCTTAGCCGTCTTACTCAACTgcccctttcctctccctcagAATTTGTGTTTGCTGCCTctatcttgttttttgtttttttcttctgggggggtctagaacagtgcctggcacatagtaggcgctcaataaatacttgtttgtTGAAtgtctcctctctctttccactCTGGGAAACCTAGGTTTCTGCCATTCTGGTGACCCTGTATTTCCTTCTGGTGCCCATTCCTTCCATCTGTCCAGTTAATATTTCCCTCTTAAAAATATCTAAGATGCTGGGTCTCATCCAGATCCCATTTAGAACTAACCAGGTGCTGAAAACCCATGTAAATAATGGCCACCATCCTAAGCCCAAAGTAGAAAGTGGTAGAAGGTAGTGGGTAGAAGTCACTATATAAGGGAGGGGATGGGATTTTCCATTCTAAAAGTTTTGGAGAGGGAAATCCAGGCTATTAAAGTCACTAATTTTCAAGTATATCCATTTCCTATCTCAGCTTCAAGGGGGGTATCAGCAGTATTATCTCCACTTTCAATCTCCCTCCAAGCTCTACTCTTTGGAGGGGTCTGACCCACTCTGTCAAGTGAAATCCTTCCCTTTCCAACTCTACCTCCCTCATTCGAACTCCTTTCCCCTGATCAGAGAAAGGGATCaagggggcgggggcaggggtggggggaagagaCCAGCCTTGGTCCCTAAGCCTCCAGAAACGTCCTCTGAATCCCCATCTTTTCTTATCCCCAAAAAAGAACAAGCATCCCTGACTAGAATGGTGTATACTGCCACATCAGTGTTTGAGTCAATCCCCAGAGGAGAGGGGAACCCTCCATCTTTTTTTGCAAcatctcatttcttcattttgctgttgcttcccccacacacacatacttggTTTTGTTCTTTCCTACATTTGAGATTTCTATTTTGTGTTGAACTTGCTTTTTTTCATATTGAAAAGATGACATCGCCCCAAGAGCCAAAAATAAATGGGAATTGAAAAAAGCTACGAGATGTGTGTTTATTTAGGGAAACACTGCTGATGGAGGCCTGGGGCCTGAGTTCAGGTGCACTGCTCTCCTTAAATTGACACTTCACAATATTAAGTCCCTGTCCCATctatgggttctgcatccatggattcaaccaactggaTATTGGGAAAATAGTTGTACTGGACATATATAGACTtctcattattccctaaacaataatAGTGTAAGCTATTTACATAATATTTGCATTAGattaggtattacaagtaatGTAGAGATGATTTGAAGTacacaggttatatgcaaatactacattttATATGAGGGACTTGGGCGTCTGCCGATTTGGTATTTCAGGGAGGTACTGGTAAGGACACTGACTACTGAATAGACCCTCACATTGTTATCTCTGGTACCCAAACTGTTCCCAGCACCAGTCAGTCTTTTTAATGGAGTCtctgatggctcactgcagccttgatgtcctgggctcaggcaatcctcatttctcccaagcagctgggactgtaggcatgagcCAGGTGAGCTAATGCACCAGGTCCACCAATGAGTCTTAACTGGGGAAGGCATAGGCTTAGATACAGGATCCAGGGCTGGAAAATGGAAGCTGAGAAGAATGACAAGTCATGCATAACTGGTTTCCAGACCAGCATCCACATCCTTTGGAAACTTGCAGAAATAAATGGAAGTTTTTTGTCCCACCCAGATGTACTGAACCAGAAATTGTTGAACTGGCCTTGGCCACCCAGCCCAGGATTCCTTTGGGTTATGTGTACCCACGGCCGTTTCCTGTGATCCTATGGGCTTAGTCAACCTGTGACACTAAGATAACTAGTGAAGCCCTGgtatggtggctcccacctgtaatcccagcactggggggccgaggcaggagaatggcttgagcccaggagttctgcaccagcctgggcaacagtgaaccatctaaccaaaaaaaaaaaaaaaaaaaaaaaaaaaagctgggcatggtggcacatgcgtgtagtcccagctaccagggtaGGGGGTGGTGGTTGTTGGCCAGGGTGGGGGTTGGGTGGAAGggcgaggctgcaatgagccctgACCGtacccctgcaccccagcctgggtgacagcaagaccttgtctttttttttttgagatggagtcttgctttgtcgcccagggtggagcgcattggcgcgatcttggctcactacaacttctgcctccagggttccaggaattgtcctgcctcagcttcccaagtagctgggattacaggcgcccgccatcatgccaggctaatttttgtatttttagtagagatggggtttcaccacgttggccagggctggtcaaactcctgacttcaagtgatccacccatctcagcctcccaaagtgctgggattacaagcatgagccaccgtgccaggcccaaagtgctcggattacaagcatgagccaccgcgcccagcccaagacctgtcttaaaaaaaaaaaagacagtcggGAATGCTACCTTACAGTCCCATTCTAAAACAATCTGTACCATCTGCTACCTCATACCTCATACTTTTAAGTTCTCAATGCAAGTCTCAAAGCTACCCTGAAAACAATAATTCCTTTTGCCATATTTTCAGGAATTCTGGGAACTAATACTATTCTCAACAGTCCTTCTATTTTAGCATGCTTTTCTGACTATAATACACTGTTGGGAAAAATTAACTCTAAAACTCTTGACAGTATATAATAACTtgcttttctcccattctagAAAGTCTATTTTATGCAAGGGAGGAAGCTACATTCTAGcgttcattttctttctaatagagccaggatcttgctttgtcacccaggctggagtgcagtggtacgatcacggctcactacagcctcagactcctgagctcaagtgatcctcccacctcagcctcccaagtagctaggactacaggcaagagtcaccacacctgactctagcattcatgtttttttcttttcaaacagtctcactctgtcgcttaggttagagtacagtggtgtgatcttggctcactgcaacctccacttcccaggttcaagtggttctcctgtctcagcctcccaagtagctgggactacaggcacgtgccaccctacctggctaatttttgtatttttggtagagacaaagtttcgccatgttggccaggctggtctcgaactcctgacctcagatgatctgtctgccttgggctcccaaagtcctgggattacaggtgtgagccaccatgccgggtcAAGCATTCATTTCCAGTtgcttctgttttattaattGTTGATAAGTATCAGTACTTACTTACAGCAATTTGTTTGGGTAGCAAAGCTGAAAACCTCTAGCCCATCCTTCAGTCTTAGTCAGGAAAGTATTCTAGACAACAGGCTCCAACAGTCTGTTTTAATTAGGAATTAAATAAGTTGAGATGGGGTGGAGTGGGATCATCAGAAGGCTCACATGGGACCGCTGGAGTTGGCAATCATAGCAATGTGAGGTTGGCAAGGGGAGCAAACCCCTTCAAGACAAGGCACAAACTATTTGGCAAGGAGAGATGAAGGGTGGGACCTCACTGTCAATGGACATGCTCAGGGAGGCCAGTGGATTACATGCAACAGGAGGATCATTCAGGCAACTTCAGCTATGAGGCTGGGCATCTGTGAGGGCTGAAGGCTCAGGCTGTTCGCAAAGGCTTGTGATTCACCTGGCAAAAAGACAACAGCAGGTGACACTTGGGAacatttgggaggttgaggccccTGCTCTCCTGGGCTCCCATTTAGATGAATGGGCTACAGGGAGAACACACACGGCCGGGAGTCTTCTTTCTGGTGCCTTACCTTATCCTGTTTCCCTAAGTAAAGACATCAGGATCCACATACAATAAATCACTCAAGAGAAGAGAAGGGGTAGAGCCTTGTTTGCACTCTCCTTAGCTATGAATATTCCACTGCAGGCGTCCAGGAGGCTCCAAGGAACCCAGTTTGAAGGTCATCGGTAGGATCCAGGGCTTTTATttacatatgctttttttttttttttttttttttgagatggaatctcagtctgttacccaggctggagtgcagtggtgtgatcttggcttactgcaacctccgcctcctgagttcaagtgattctctttcctcagcctcccgaatagctgggattacaggtatgcgccaccatacctggctaatttttgtatttttgatagagatggggtttcaccatgttggccaggctgatctcaaacttctgacctcagctgatccatccaccttggcctcccaaggttctgggattataagcatgagccacagcgcccagtccaactatgcatttctttctctgttttttttttcttttttgagacggagtctcgctctgtcgcccaggctggagtgcagtggtgcaatcttggctcactgcaagctctgcctcccgggttctcaccattctcctgcctcagcctccccagcagctgggactataggtgcacgacgccatgcctggctaattgttttgtatttttagtacagatggggtttcaccatgttagccaggatggtctccatctcctgacctcatgatccgcctg
This genomic window from Chlorocebus sabaeus isolate Y175 chromosome 17, mChlSab1.0.hap1, whole genome shotgun sequence contains:
- the TUBB gene encoding tubulin beta chain; the protein is MREIVHIQAGQCGNQIGAKFWEVISDEHGIDPTGTYHGDSDLQLDRISVYYNEATGGKYVPRAILVDLEPGTMDSVRSGPFGQIFRPDNFVFGQSGAGNNWAKGHYTEGAELVDSVLDVVRKEAESCDCLQGFQLTHSLGGGTGSGMGTLLISKIREEYPDRIMNTFSVVPSPKVSDTVVEPYNATLSVHQLVENTDETYCIDNEALYDICFRTLKLTTPTYGDLNHLVSATMSGVTTCLRFPGQLNADLRKLAVNMVPFPRLHFFMPGFAPLTSRGSQQYRALTVPELTQQVFDAKNMMAACDPRHGRYLTVAAVFRGRMSMKEVDEQMLNVQNKNSSYFVEWIPNNVKTAVCDIPPRGLKMAVTFIGNSTAIQELFKRISEQFTAMFRRKAFLHWYTGEGMDEMEFTEAESNMNDLVSEYQQYQDATAEEEEDFGEEAEEEA